The Cuculus canorus isolate bCucCan1 chromosome 5, bCucCan1.pri, whole genome shotgun sequence DNA segment CTGGACCTCCTAGGGtggcatggaacaatagcaggagacttTGCAGAAtaacttgataacgacctgaaagTCACGTTGTGCAAGAAACCAAGCTCAAAGGGCAGAAGtgaataagaaagaagaaaataaaatcaccttAAAAGGAACTAACAAACCTGAAAACAGCTTAAACCTACTCTTGAGAAATCGCCACATCAacaatatcgacctgcagaagaatataaaaggaactaagAGCTTAGACTTAGGTGTGCGTCTTGGTGGAGCAGAGACTCCTCGAcacacccagcgctgtttgcttctatgctttcccatataaacataataaagcaatcttttgcagaaattacgaTTGATTGACTATTTATAACatccagccccttcaccagcttcgttgcttttTTCTGCACACGCTCCAGAGGCCTCAACAtacttcttgtggtgaggggcccagaactgaacacagtatttgaggtgcaacctcaccagtgctgaatacaggggcagaataacctccctggacctgccggtcacgccgtttctgatataAGCTGCCAAAAACAGACAATGCAAAATCTTTTatcaaatcaaacaaaagtTTATTATAAAAATTTATTATGAGGTATTAAATCTGCAAAGCAAGGAAGTAACGCTGGGCACGTGGCTGAGGCTAAGTCGCATCAGCCAGAGGCCATGAAAACCGTTACACTTTGGTGGGAAAGCAGTTAACAATAAGGCCCATCCACCCCCCATCAGCGGGTGTCTTTCCAGAAGGCTCAGCCAAGGCAGTCGATGCGcagaagaaggggggaaaagggagggcGAGCGGCACCCACTGGTGAGCACTGCCCCTCCACTGAACCCCACACCACAGACAAGCTGGCGTCaccaaagaaagacattttggatCTCcaccccccatccctcccaagCCAAAAATGCCAATAGCCTGTTTATTCCCTTAATATGTTATCTAATTTTTCGCTTGAGGTTGGAACTTCTgatccacttttctttccactgtaAATTGAACCTATCTCATATCTGAACTAAGACATGAACAATCCACTACAGTTTAAACAATATTAGTGTTTTATCTTTCTCCTCCTAGTCCATCATGAGGGTCTTTAGGGGTGATATTACATGTCCTTATCTGGCATTGTTTACCTGCGCAAAGCCAACCATTCTTCCCCGTTTTTTCACacaagccaagacgccattggccgccttggccacctgggcacgctgctggctcatgttcattcagctgtcaaccaacacccccaggtccttccaTTCTGCCCCAGCCACGTGTGTCTGAGCGCAGCAGCCACTCCTCAAGCTGAACGCTTGCTGGGGCCCCGTCCTCCAGTGCCCCCACAGCGGCGTTTGGAAATGGAGCTTTGAGTGAAGGGCCGGAGGCCTCAGCCGTTCCTGGGTATCACTCGTTGTTGCCATTCCTGCTCAAAGCCTGTCACTGCTTTGTTTGTTACTCAAACggctggaagaagaaaacacagttaaGTGGGTTTGGAGTGGCGGCTGATCTTTAAAAGACGGGGCATGTAATTGCTGTGGGAATTCATCAGGGGTGTGATTCAGATTCACACTGAGCAACAACAGAGCAGCCTTTTCTGTGTTCGTCTTGGGTCTCCTGATTCTATATGTGGGTACCGATGTCTCTTAAAAGGGAGCCCTTTGGACATTCCTTGACTTCCACATCGAGCCGTGCTTCCACGATGGGCCATGCTTTCTGCAGTGTGTGTTGGGACTAATGCATCCTAATGAGGAAATGTACTCCTCTTGGTTTATTTTGCCTCCCAGGATGAAGATGGGAGTAAGATGAGAGCAAGAAGCCACCCCCCCTAGACCCGGCAAGcaagaaatgcagcagctgctgatggaGTTAGAGGAACTGTTCCAGCACATGGAAGTAATGTTTAGTTTGACATGGGTTCCTCAGGCTCTTTTTCTGCTTGGAGGCAAAGTTCTAAGCCCTGAGGAGCTCTATGGACTCAACTTCGAGACTATCTATGAGGGCAGTGCTGAGAAGAGCCTGGATACTGCATCCTGTGTTCGCAAGCTTTTTCACTCCCTCTTTGTTGCGGATGTCTTCAGTGAACTCAAGGATCTGCCTGTCGTGGGCACTGTTGTCGTGCTCCAGGGGCACTGCCCTTGTGGTGTTGACCGGTTCTGGCCTAAGCTCAACTATGAAGTGCCGACACGAGGAAGGAAACTGACCATGAACTTGTGGTGTGATGGAGGCGTCCACATAAGCCCCTCACCTCATCAGCATATGGCTTCTACTTGGGAGGACTACATCTGGTTTCAAGCACCGGTGACCCTCAAAGGCTTTCATGAATGACCTGTCCTCTGTGGAACTCCAATGGGAAATTGAATGAACTT contains these protein-coding regions:
- the LOC104067341 gene encoding LOW QUALITY PROTEIN: MAD2L1-binding protein (The sequence of the model RefSeq protein was modified relative to this genomic sequence to represent the inferred CDS: inserted 1 base in 1 codon) translates to MALPEAPPPRRVPRLSRRLSAAERRRSGRPSRRGARPDGSCSPVSRPARLPPPGGIQRANYTASGRPDVFSRDVKTSDESKKPPPLDPASKKXQQLLMELEELFQHMEVMFSLTWVPQALFLLGGKVLSPEELYGLNFETIYEGSAEKSLDTASCVRKLFHSLFVADVFSELKDLPVVGTVVVLQGHCPCGVDRFWPKLNYEVPTRGRKLTMNLWCDGGVHISPSPHQHMASTWEDYIWFQAPVTLKGFHE